A genomic window from Ischnura elegans chromosome 10, ioIscEleg1.1, whole genome shotgun sequence includes:
- the LOC124166808 gene encoding uncharacterized protein LOC124166808, protein MNQNKEAVPLPRSGTTTEIPGPYLSPEQTESYPLQAKQNPGRLGVCTLCCFWPCCPASKHGVDASSGLRPVIACFFTFSLALTVALVLQIRLGEPQVIPHGSVASDSRECSQIGASILKKGGNAVDAAIASTICLGVVLPHATGIGGGGFLAIYDHRHQRVVDAIDFREQAPSSIAPGAQSNVSAVKKTLWTQGSFVGIPGFLRGLGLAHELHGRLPWAEVIKPTINLCSSGFLVPSSLITARSQLPASSNKNLRDENPLFWDRFGSLEAGRDITNLKMASTLQAIADEGPKAFYNGSLTRDFLESVADAGGSITQEDLLAYKAVRRSLIRVPFGPASWVYSMGSPSGGPLLLSTLSLIDSTNQNSGIGISTEPVVTTDDSVSESLVGNNTSSTTEEGSSSTTNEPPVPKKNSSFSLDMSDEGKVGSSEDTSKEVPAPKEKSEKPASVFKTPLLAPALGQGPKEIRPSKFQKGAGKDGVGKEGVIAVGKATVVPYDLGKRRRKRLVEPAENDGIGLDHAVKSAAEESFEEMESLLKAMKEASLLHSLQGDPGNPGCVNDDRGIAKNPEERLKMLQKKLSSDDETLLLQNIQEPLRPAGSNVAVVDSNELYVSVVSGIGSWFGSQILTSRGYVLNDALMDFYYEDGKPTSAPSVPPSPGALSLQLPSVPPNFPTLKSKMAAVPNHKASQSQRHERISKRSADGNSSSLTCNEFGSGKRPLSSSVVAFVVPRNGLGSEQSDSGSEQGVGACGQRVVLGSADALSVAQVLVQILLKGTSLVEGIEYTRVKPLASSENYGIEVGPESFKWGDDDAKDAAKQRGIPLVQPYASVNGIEEIVDTLASHADSRGGGVAARF, encoded by the exons ATGAATCAAAACAAAGAGGCTGTGCCTCTACCCCGCAGTG GAACAACTACCGAAATTCCTGGCCCTTATCTCAGTCCGGAACAAACGGAATCTTATCCATTGCAAGCCAAACAAAATCCTGGAAGGTTAGGAGTATGCACTCTTTGTTGCTTTTGGCCGTGCTGCCCTGCATCGAAACATGGGGTCGACGCAAGTAGCGGCTTAAGACCAGTGATTGCctgttttttcacattttcactcGCTCTTACCGTCGCCTTAGTTCTTCAAATACGATTGGGAGAACCACAG GTGATTCCACATGGAAGTGTTGCCAGTGATAGCCGTGAATGCTCGCAAATTGGTGCATCAATTTTAAAGAAAGGAGGAAATGCTGTTGATGCTGCTATTGCCTCTACTATTTGCTTGGGAGTTGTTTTGCCTCATGCTACTGGCATTGGAGG GGGTGGATTCCTTGCAATATATGATCATCGCCATCAACGTGTTGTAGATGCTATTGATTTTCGTGAGCAGGCTCCGTCCAGCATAGCACCTGGGGCACAGAGCAATGTTAGCGCTGTGAAGAAGACCCTCTGGACTCAAGGCAGCTTTGTTGGCATCCCAGGATTTCTCAGAGGTCTTGGACTGGCTCATGAGTTGCATGGTCGCCTGCCATGGGCCGAAGTAATAAAACCAACCATCAATCTTTGCAG CTCAGGATTTTTGGTACCATCCAGCTTGATTACTGCGAGAAGTCAACTCCCTGCCAGTAGCAATAAAAACTTGCGAGATGAAAATCCATTATTTTGGGATCGTTTTGGCAGTTTAGAGGCCGGTCGTGACATAACCAATTTGAAAATGGCTTCCACTCTGCAAGCAATTGCTGATGAAGGACCTAAAG CCTTTTACAATGGATCTTTGACGAGGGATTTCTTGGAGTCGGTAGCAGATGCAGGAGGCTCCATTACCCAGGAAGATCTCTTGGCCTACAAAGCAGTCAGACGTTCTTTGATCAGGGTTCCGTTTGGCCCTGCCTCGTGGGTCTACTCCATGGGTTCTCCCTCTGGGGGGCCTCTACTCCTTTCTACTCTCAGCCTTATTGATTCCACCAATCAGAATTCAGGGATTGGAATCAGTACTGAGCCAGTTGTGACAACTGACGATTCAGTCTCTGAGTCCTTGGTGGGCAATAACACATCAAGTACAACCGAAGAAGGCAGCAGTTCCACAACAAACGAGCCTCCTGTGCCAAAAAAGAACAGTAGTTTTAGTTTAGATATGTCAGATGAGGGGAAGGTTGGAAGCTCCGAGGATACATCAAAGGAGGTTCCTGCTCCTAAAGAGAAATCCGAGAAGCCAGCTTCCGTTTTCAAAACTCCCCTCCTAGCTCCTGCATTAGGTCAAGGGCCGAAAGAGATTAGGCCATCGAAGTTTCAGAAGGGTGCTGGGAAAGATGGAGTGGGAAAAGAAGGTGTAATTGCAGTGGGAAAGGCAACAGTCGTTCCGTATGATTTGGGTAAGAGGAGAAGGAAAAGGTTAGTGGAGCCTGCAGAAAATGATGGCATTGGACTCGATCACGCTGTGAAAAGTGCTGCTGAAGAAAGCTTCGAGGAGATGGAATCGCTTCTGAAGGCCATGAAGGAAGCATCTCTGTTGCACTCCCTCCAGG GAGACCCTGGAAATCCTGGATGCGTAAATGATGACCGTGGAATAGCAAAAAATCCAGAGGAAAGGTTAAAAATGTTGCAGAAGAAATTGTCCTCTGATGATGAGACTTTACTGCTTCAAAACATCCAGGAACCATTGAGACCTGCAGGAtctaatgttgctgttgttgattcGAATGAGTTATACGTTTCAGTTgtcag TGGCATTGGTTCTTGGTTTGGATCTCAGATATTGACGTCTCGTGGATACGTACTCAATGACGCTCTGATGGACTTCTATTATGAAGATGGGAAACCAACTTCAGCTCCCTCTGTTCCACCTTCTCCAGGAGCTCTTAGCCTGCAACTGCCCTCTGTCCCACCCAACTTCCCAACCCTCAAGAGCAAAATGGCAGCCGTACCTAACCACAAAGCAAGCCAATCACAGCGTCACGAGAGAATCTCGAAAAGAAGTGCCGATGGGAATAGCTCCTCACTCACATGCAATGAGTTCGGAAGTGGTAAACGGCCTCTTTCATCTTCTGTGGTGGCATTTGTGGTTCCAAGGAATGGCTTAGGGAGTGAGCAGTCTGATAGTGGCTCGGAACAGGGTGTTGGAGCATGTGGGCAAAGAGTTGTCCTAGGGTCAGCTGATGCCTTATCCGTGGCTCAAGTCCTGGTGCAGATCCTTTTAAAAG GCACAAGCTTGGTGGAAGGAATTGAATACACCAGAGTGAAACCCCTTGCATCCTCAGAGAATTATGGAATTGAAG TGGGTCCTGAATCATTCAAATGGGGTGATGATGACGCCAAAGACGCAGCAAAACAAAGAGGGATTCCTCTCGTGCAGCCTTATGCCAGCGTGAATGGTATTGAAGAAATTGTGGACACTCTAGCTTCTCATGCTGATTCCAGGGGTGGTGGTGTTGCTGCTAGGTTTTga